One Setaria italica strain Yugu1 chromosome I, Setaria_italica_v2.0, whole genome shotgun sequence DNA window includes the following coding sequences:
- the LOC101783948 gene encoding probable UDP-N-acetylglucosamine--peptide N-acetylglucosaminyltransferase SEC, with protein MLSLQQQQHGGAVAGGGDARHHAPQPAVLGGGGGGDWLGFLGRGELEDPARNAPSPASFLLPPAPLDDRAAQPESKPKPGQLAGADEERHLALAHQNYRTGKYREALEHGNVVYEKNPRRTDNLLLLGAIYYQIRNYDMCIAKNEEALAIDPHFAECYGNMANAWKEKGDIDLAIRYYLTAIQLRSNFCDAWSNLASAYTRKGRLNEAAQCCRQALAINPRLVDAHSNLGNLMKAQGFIQEAYSCYIEALRIDPHFAIAWSNLAGLFMEAGDLDKALMYYKEAVKLKPSFADAYLNQGNVYKALGMPQDAIMCYQRALQARPDYAMAYGNLATIYYEQGQLDMAIRCYNQAIVCDPQFVEAYNNMGNALKDAGRVEEAINCYRSCLALQANHPQALTNLGNIYMEWNLISAAASFYKAAISVTSGLSSPLNNLAVIYKQQGNYADAITCYTEVLRIDPAAADALVNRGNTFKEIGRVNEAIQDYIHAARIRPNMAEAHANLASAYKDSGNVETAIVSYKQALQLRPDFPEATCNLLHTLQCVCDWENRDAMFRDVEEIIRRQIKMSVLPSVQPFHAIAYPIDPMLALEISRKYAAHCSLIASRFGLPSFVHPPPVPVKAEGKHCRLRVGYVSSDFGNHPLSHLMGSVFGMHDRENIEVFCYALSQNDGTEWRQRIQSEAEHFVDVSAMNSDMIARLINQDKIQILINLNGYTKGARNEIFALQPAPIQVSYMGFPGTTGAAYIDYLVTDEFVSPSCYAHIYSEKLVHLPHCYFVNDYKQKNQDCLTPVCPHKRSDYGLPEDKFIFACFNQLYKMDPEIFDTWCNILKRVPNSALWLLRFPAAGETRVRSHAAARGVRPDQIVFTDVAMKNEHIRRSQLADLFLDTPLCNAHTTGTDILWAGLPMITLPLEKMATRVAGSLCVATGLGEEMIVSSMKEYEERAVELALNPAKLQALTSKLKEVRMTCPLFDTARWVRNLERAYYKMWNLYCSGRHPEPFKVEEDNSTFPFDR; from the exons ATGCTctcgctgcagcagcagcagcacggcggcgccgtcgccggcggcggcgacgcgcgccACCACGCCCCGCAGCCGGCggtgcttggcggcggcggcggaggagactGGCTAGGGTTCCTGGGCCGCGGGGAGCTGGAGGATCCCGCGAGGAATGCCCCGTCGCCCGCCTCGTTCCtgctgccgcccgcgccgctcgaCGACAGGGCGGCCCAGCCCGAGTCCAAGCCCAAGCCCGGCCAGCTCGCAGGAG CTGATGAAGAGAGGCATTTGGCACTTGCTCATCAGAACTACAGGACAGGGAAGTACAGAGAGGCCTTAGAGCATGGCAATGTTGTTTATGAGAAGAACCCACGTCGAACTGAtaacctcctcctcctaggaGCTATCTACTATCAG ATCCGTAATTATGACATGTGCATTGCAAAAAATGAGGAGGCTCTTGCCATAGATCCACACTTCGCGGAGTGCTACGGCAATATGGCGAATGCTTGGAAG GAGAAAGGCGATATTGATCTTGCAATTCGCTACTACCTTACTGCCATTCAG CTGCGGTCAAACTTCTGTGATGCATGGTCAAATCTTGCTAGCGCATATACACGGAAGGGGAGATTGAATGAAGCAGCTCAATGCTGTAGACAAGCACTTGCCATAAACCCTAGATTG GTTGATGCACACAGTAATCTTGGAAATCTGATGAAAGCTCAAGGTTTCATTCAAGAG GCATATAGTTGCTACATCGAGGCACTACGCATAGATCCTCACTTTGCAATCGCATGGTCAAATCTTGCTGGTTTGTTTATGGAGGCAGGAGACCTAGACAAAGCTTTAATGTATTACAAG GAAGCTGTTAAACTTAAGCCATCCTTCGCTGATGCATATCTTAACCAGGGGAATGTTTATAAG GCTTTGGGAATGCCTCAAGATGCCATTATGTGTTATCAACGTGCATTGCAGGCACGCCCTGACTATGCTATGGCTTATG GTAATCTTGCTACTATCTACTATGAGCAAGGCCAGCTTGATATGGCAATTCGTTGTTACAATCAAGCTATAGTCTGCGATCCACAGTTTGTCGAAGCGTACAACAACATG GGCAATGCACTTAAAGATGCTGGTCGAGTGGAAGAAGCAATCAACTGCTACCGA TCGTGCCTTGCATTGCAAGCAAACCACCCGCAAGCCCTGACAAACCTAGGAAACATATATATGGAGTG GAACCTAATAAGCGCTGCTGCATCATTTTACAAAGCAGCTATATCTGTGACATCTGGATTATCTTCCCCACTTAACAATTTGGCTGTGATATACAAGCAACAG GGAAACTATGCTGATGCTATCACATGTTACACTGAAGTTCTTCGTATAGATCCTGCAGCAGCTGATGCACTAGTTAATAGAGGGAATACATTCAAGGAGATTGGTAGAGTCAATGAAGCAATTCAGGATTATATCCATGCTGCAAGGATCAGACCAAACATGGCTGAAGCCCATGCCAACTTGGCCTCAGCTTACAAGGATAG TGGGAACGTAGAGACAGCTATAGTTAGCTACAAACAGGCTCTCCAGCTGCGTCCTGATTTTCCAGAGGCAACCTGCAATCTTCTTCATACCTTACAG TGTGTCTGTGACTGGGAAAACAGGGATGCCATGTTTCGTGACGTTGAAGAAATTATAAGAAGGCAAATAAAG ATGTCAGTACTTCCAAGTGTGCAACCTTTCCATGCCATTGCCTATCCTATCGATCCGATGCTTGCATTGGAAATAAG CCGTAAATATGCAGCTCATTGTtccttgattgcttctcgtttTGGGCTGCCGTCTTTTGTGCATCCACCACCTGTTCCTGTAAAAGCGGAGGGTAAACACTGCCGACTCAGGGTGGG ATATGTGAGTAGTGATTTTGGAAATCATCCCCTCTCCCATCTCATGGGGTCAGTATTTGGAATGCATGATCGTGAAAATATCGAG GTCTTTTGCTATGCACTGAGTCAAAATGATGGTACTGAATGGAGGCAGCGTATTCAGTCTGAGGCAGAGCATTTTGTTGATGTCTCTGCCATGAACTCTGATATGATCGCCAGACTTATCAATCAAGACAAGATACAGATATTGATAAATCTTAATGGCTACACAAAG GGAGCCAGGAATGAAATTTTTGCATTGCAACCAGCTCCTATCCAAGTTTCATACATGGGGTTCCCTGGCACAACAGGTGCTGCATACATAGACTACCTGGTCACTGATGAG TTTGTTTCTCCAAGTTGCTATGCACATATATATTCAGAAAAGCTCGTCCATTTGCCTCATTGCTATTTTGTCAATGACTACAAGCAG AAAAATCAAGACTGTCTCACCCCCGTATGTCCACATAAAAGATCTGATTATGGATTACCTGAGGATAAATTTATTTTTGCATGCTTCAATCAGCTTTATAAGATGGATCCAGAAATATTTGATACATG GTGCAATATTCTCAAACGTGTTCCCAACAGCGCATTATGGCTTCTAAGATTCCCAGCAGCTGGTGAAACTAGAGTAAGATCAC ATGCTGCTGCTAGAGGAGTAAGACCAGATCAAATCGTATTCACAGATGTTGCCATGAAAAATGAGCATATACGACGCAGTCAACTGGCAGACCTTTTCCTGGACAC ACCCCTCTGTAATGCGCACACCACTGGCACTGACATACTGTGGGCTGGTTTACCAATGATCACCCTTCCGCTAGAGAAGATGGCAACCAGAGTAGCTGGTTCCCTCTGTGTAGCTACCGGGCTTGGGGAAGAGATGATTGTTAGCAG CATGAAGGAGTATGAGGAAAGAGCAGTTGAGCTTGCGCTAAATCCGGCAAAGCTTCAAGCACTGACTAGTAAACTGAAGGAAGTTCGAATGACCTGCCCATTATTTGATACAGCGCGATGG GTGCGCAACCTTGAAAGGGCTTACTACAAGATGTGGAACCTGTATTGCTCTGGCCGCCACCCAGAGCCATTTAAGGTGGAAGAGGACAACAGCACGTTCCCGTTTGACCGCTAA
- the LOC101759787 gene encoding U-box domain-containing protein 73: MSLRRSSPTSSADETLEDKLLRAVAREVQENTRAIASVQQPPPSPPPPGCCTSTPSSLVRGLSRRVFGTATGSSARSSPTQRTLPRSPPRGQASSDVTGTSGSAPGVAARTGSEEEAKPEQEQAALTRSDYGAMMRSALANIQEDGEGQEQVPFTKMEEAMTGFMELAYGKAELPNPPELPREFASRWPHDDGDLSHSGVMDDPVILASGYSVDRSYHRWFCQLDNICPITNKTLSHSSTAPNHLLGDMLAAWHLDHMTHSPASNADKLSIPVTPSVEQIQDILQKFSEHPVMQEEALHEIQLLSKISKGEQPCLQRWPGLLPELIDLQKNWKSTWKQNLEEERLGVILNLSVHRPNREILVRENRLPVALKEIVTKLHKHGSPASAFAKVASIVAILSEFDMFRKGILDIGGMEMLRDLLKIEDAVVRKEAVTAIRGLCTDEEGKTNAQSYNVSDVLLECLTVSDEVLLLLDCLPKDPCMVDKMSEKAVDLVNIIMAGQGTGPVTPEVTCSAISLVHAIVQRDAHKMGQVKNLEDFKERLMELSSGRLPMQTMLQVDTIINSSIMQFW; encoded by the exons ATGTCGCTGCGTCGTTCCAGCCCCACCAGCTCGGCGGACGAGACCTTGGAGGATAAGCTGCTTCGCGCCGTCGcgagggaggttcaagagaacACCAGGGCTATCGCCTCCgtgcagcagccgccgccgtcgccgccgccgcccggatgCTGCACGTCAACGCCGTCAAGTTTGGTGCGGGGGTTATCTAGGAGGGTCTTTGGCACCGCCACGGGCTCCTCCGCTCGCTCCTCGCCGACCCAGAGGACGCTGCCAAGAAGCCCACCTCGGGGACAGGCGTCCTCTGACGTTACCGGCACGTCAGGATCGGCGCCAGGGGTGGCAGCAAGAACCGGTAGCGAGGAAGAAGCCAAGCCAGAGCAGGAACAAGCGGCCCTCACAAGGTCTGATTACGGTGCGATGATGCGAAGCGCGTTGGCGAATATCCAGGAGGACGGCGAGGGCCAAGAGCAGGTGCCGTTCACCAAGATGGAGGAGGCGATGACAGGTTTCATGGAGCTCGCCTACGGGAAAGCGGAGCTCCCGAATCCACCGGAGCTCCCTCGCGAGTTCGCTTCCAGATGGCCGCATGATGAT GGTGATCTGTCGCACAGTGGAGTAATGGATGATCCTGTTATATTGGCTTCTGGATAT TCAGTTGATCGATCATACCATCGATGGTTCTGTCAACTGGATAACATATGCCCAATTACTAATAAGACCTTATCCCACTCTTCCACTGCTCCAAACCACCTCCTCGGTGATATGTTAGCTGCATGGCATCTTGATCACATGACCCATTCCCCAGCTAGCAATGCTGATAAACTTTCCATCCCCGTGACACCTTCAGTGGAGCAAATTCAAGACATCTTACAAAAATTCTCAGAGCATCCAGTGATGCAGGAAGAGGCTTTGCACGAGATCCAGCTACTCTCCAAAATCTCCAAGGGAGAGCAACCTTGCCTTCAGAGGTGGCCAGGGCTGCTTCCAGAGCTGATAGATCTTCAGAAGAATTGGAAATCAACATGGAAACAGAATCTGGAGGAAGAGAGGCTCGGAGTAATCCTTAACTTGTCTGTCCACAGGCCCAACAGGGAGATCCTTGTTAGAGAGAACCGACTCCCAGTTGCTCTAAAAGAGATTGTCACTAAGCTACATAAGCATGGAAGTCCAGCATCAGCTTTCGCAAAGGTAGCTTCCATAGTTGCCATCCTGTCAGAATTTGACATGTTCAGGAAAGGGATACTGGATATTGGCGGGATGGAAATGCTCCGGGATCTGCTCAAAATTGAGGATGCTGTTGTAAGGAAGGAGGCTGTCACTGCAATCCGTGGACTCTGCACAGATGAGGAAGGAAAGACAAATGCTCAATCATATAACGTGTCTGATGTCCTGCTGGAATGCCTCACTGTCAGTGACGAGGTCCTGCTTCTACTTGATTGTCTTCCGAAAGATCCGTGCATGGTGGATAAGATGTCTGAGAAGGCTGTGGATTTGGTGAATATCATCATGGCTGGACAGGGAACTGGGCCGGTTACTCCTGAGGTCACTTGCTCTGCAATTTCCTTGGTTCATGCTATTGTTCAGAGGGACGCACATAAGATGGGGCAAGTGAAAAACCTGGAGGACTTTAAGGAGCGGCTGATGGAGCTGTC